The Nitrospira sp. KM1 genome includes a window with the following:
- a CDS encoding FKBP-type peptidyl-prolyl cis-trans isomerase produces MRSTVLTCFAILCISLSSAGTVGAADPSTDDQKTFYALGLLISQSLEQFALTDSELEFVRSGMTDGVLKKPAKVELQTFGPKVNQLQQARAAAQAEIEKKHGATFLTKAAAEPGAKKTSSGAIVTTIKEGKGASPTATDTVKVHYHGTLIDGTVFDSSVKRGEPATFPLNQVIKCWTEGLQQMKVGGKSKLVCPSAIAYGDRGSPPTIKPGATLLFEVELIEIVKK; encoded by the coding sequence ATGCGATCGACCGTTCTTACATGCTTTGCCATTCTCTGCATCAGCCTGTCTTCTGCCGGAACAGTCGGCGCAGCCGATCCTTCGACGGATGATCAAAAAACGTTTTACGCGCTGGGCCTCCTCATCAGCCAATCGCTGGAACAATTTGCATTAACCGATTCCGAGCTGGAGTTTGTTCGATCGGGGATGACAGACGGCGTCTTGAAGAAACCGGCCAAGGTCGAACTTCAGACGTTCGGTCCGAAAGTGAATCAACTGCAGCAGGCTCGGGCTGCCGCCCAGGCCGAAATCGAAAAGAAGCACGGCGCCACCTTCCTCACCAAAGCCGCGGCGGAACCGGGTGCAAAGAAGACGTCGTCAGGTGCGATCGTGACCACCATCAAGGAAGGGAAAGGCGCGTCTCCGACAGCCACCGATACCGTCAAGGTGCATTATCACGGTACGTTGATCGATGGCACGGTGTTCGACAGTTCGGTCAAACGGGGGGAGCCGGCCACCTTCCCATTGAACCAAGTGATCAAGTGCTGGACCGAAGGCCTCCAACAGATGAAGGTGGGAGGAAAAAGTAAGCTGGTCTGTCCGTCGGCGATCGCCTACGGCGACCGTGGTTCACCTCCCACCATCAAGCCGGGCGCCACGCTCCTCTTCGAAGTCGAGCTCATCGAAATCGTCAAGAAATAG
- a CDS encoding ABC-F family ATP-binding cassette domain-containing protein: MAPNILLSCESISKRFGAKPLFSHLSLSLAEGDHVGVVGPNGSGKSTLLKILAGVEPSDEGVRTVRRHIRIGYVAQDSSFPDEETIEELLERVLLADGVDPHEERNRIAKALSLGEFPRADVPVSQLSGGWKKRLAIAQTLMMEPDVLLMDEPTNHLDVDGILWLERILRDEPRAFLVVSHDRRFLESVASRMIEVNRCYQNGLFEVNGRYSDFLEKREDLLRSEAQSQASLANRVRREIEWLRRGPKARTTKAKARIDAAGNLIEELRDVESRKKSATAGIDFVGSGRQSKQLLVATNLGYSIAGRPTVSGLDLRLEPGQRLGLLGPNGSGKTTLLKLLAGTLTPVTGSITRADKLRIVTFEQHRESLDQTASVRSALAPSGDAVIFQDRSIHLVSWAKRFLFRPEQLDLPVSRLSGGEQARLLIARLMLQPADLLILDEPTNDLDIPTLDVLEESLSEFPGALVLVTHDRWLLDRLSTKLLALDGQGKASWFADYAQWESARSREVERCEATDEAATAADGSAVPRKRKGLSYRDQREWEQMERLIVKAEEAAAACQASAHDPVIVSDADALRTRYAALHDAQAEVDRLYARWAELDALRTKALQQP, translated from the coding sequence ATGGCACCAAACATCCTGCTCAGCTGTGAATCGATCAGCAAGCGTTTCGGCGCCAAGCCACTGTTTTCCCATCTTTCACTTTCCCTGGCCGAAGGGGATCACGTGGGAGTCGTGGGACCCAATGGATCAGGGAAATCCACGCTGCTCAAAATTCTAGCCGGTGTGGAACCTTCTGATGAAGGGGTGCGAACAGTCCGGCGACATATCCGGATCGGTTACGTGGCCCAAGATTCCTCATTTCCCGACGAGGAGACGATCGAAGAACTGCTTGAACGGGTGCTCCTCGCGGATGGAGTAGACCCGCACGAAGAACGTAACCGCATCGCAAAGGCGCTCAGCCTCGGAGAGTTTCCCCGCGCCGACGTGCCCGTATCACAGCTGTCCGGGGGATGGAAGAAGCGTCTCGCCATTGCGCAGACGCTGATGATGGAACCCGACGTCCTGCTCATGGATGAACCGACGAATCATCTGGACGTCGATGGCATCCTCTGGCTCGAGCGGATCTTACGCGATGAGCCCCGCGCCTTTCTCGTAGTCAGCCACGATCGTCGGTTTCTTGAGTCGGTGGCCTCGCGGATGATCGAGGTGAATCGCTGCTATCAGAACGGGTTGTTCGAGGTCAATGGACGCTACAGCGACTTTCTGGAGAAGCGTGAAGACCTCCTGCGGTCGGAAGCCCAGTCGCAGGCCTCACTGGCCAATCGCGTACGGCGGGAGATCGAATGGCTCCGGCGGGGGCCAAAGGCTCGAACGACCAAGGCGAAAGCCCGCATCGACGCCGCGGGAAACCTGATTGAGGAACTGCGCGACGTAGAAAGCCGCAAGAAAAGCGCTACGGCGGGAATTGATTTTGTCGGTTCAGGGCGCCAATCCAAACAACTCCTCGTGGCGACCAACCTGGGCTATTCGATCGCCGGAAGGCCCACCGTATCCGGGTTGGACCTCCGTCTGGAACCGGGACAACGGCTCGGGCTTCTCGGCCCGAACGGAAGCGGAAAGACCACGCTGCTCAAGCTGTTGGCCGGCACCTTGACCCCGGTTACGGGAAGCATCACTCGGGCCGACAAACTTCGCATCGTGACGTTCGAGCAGCACCGCGAATCACTTGATCAGACCGCATCCGTGAGGTCCGCGCTCGCCCCTTCCGGGGACGCCGTGATTTTCCAAGACCGTTCCATCCATCTCGTCTCCTGGGCCAAACGCTTTTTATTTAGGCCGGAACAGCTGGATCTTCCGGTATCGCGGCTGTCGGGCGGAGAGCAGGCACGGCTGCTGATCGCCCGACTCATGTTACAGCCGGCCGATCTGTTGATCCTGGACGAACCCACCAACGATCTCGATATTCCGACGCTCGACGTCCTGGAGGAGAGTCTATCGGAATTTCCAGGTGCCTTGGTCCTGGTCACACATGACCGATGGCTGTTGGACCGCCTGTCCACCAAGCTGCTCGCGCTAGATGGACAAGGGAAAGCATCTTGGTTTGCTGATTATGCTCAGTGGGAATCGGCGAGGAGCCGGGAGGTTGAACGGTGTGAAGCCACGGACGAAGCGGCTACGGCCGCCGACGGCAGTGCTGTTCCCCGTAAGCGCAAAGGACTATCCTACCGCGACCAGAGAGAGTGGGAGCAGATGGAACGCCTGATCGTCAAAGCCGAGGAAGCTGCGGCGGCCTGCCAAGCCTCAGCCCATGATCCGGTTATTGTTTCCGATGCCGACGCTCTTCGCACTCGATATGCCGCTCTCCACGACGCCCAGGCCGAAGTCGACCGGCTCTATGCACGCTGGGCCGAACTCGACGCTCTCCGGACCAAAGCGCTCCAACAGCCTTGA
- a CDS encoding sodium:solute symporter family protein, with the protein MILTFVILYLIVSVGIGLYAATRVHNAKDFAVAGRSLPLPIVAATVFATWFGAEALMGMSATFAKEGLRGVVADPFGSTVCLLLVGLFFAPRLYRLNLLTVGDYYRLRYDRRIEILCTLCIVASYLGWVAAQFKVLGLVLHVVTEGFVSQPLGMVIGAAIVLTYTTFGGMFSVAILDFAQLSVIVGGLLYIVSVVSGLTGGAEAVILHAAQAGRLDFFPPPAVDAWIPFVGAGITMMLGSVPQQDVFQRITSAKDERTAVRGALIGACLYFCFCFVPMFLAYAALLVDPVKFGALLEHDPQLVLPSLIVEHTPAFAQVMFFGAVLSAVMSCSSATLLAPSVALSENVIKEILPRTDERILLFTMRIVLVSFAVVVLVIALSSETSIYMLVVNTYKVTLVAAFVPLCFGLYWPRATTRGALWAIVFGLVTWIGGEIAATDNSVWPPQLLGLAMSVAGMVVGSLSSASRSQRL; encoded by the coding sequence ATGATCCTGACCTTCGTCATCCTCTACCTCATCGTCTCTGTGGGAATCGGGCTCTATGCGGCGACCCGCGTGCACAACGCGAAGGATTTCGCCGTGGCCGGGCGTTCGTTGCCTCTTCCCATCGTCGCGGCGACGGTGTTTGCGACCTGGTTCGGCGCGGAGGCGCTCATGGGTATGTCGGCCACGTTTGCCAAGGAAGGGTTGCGGGGAGTCGTGGCCGACCCATTCGGGTCGACAGTCTGCCTCTTACTGGTGGGATTATTTTTTGCGCCTCGCCTCTATCGGCTCAATTTGTTGACGGTGGGGGATTACTACCGCCTCAGATATGACCGCCGGATCGAAATCCTCTGTACCCTCTGCATCGTGGCGTCCTACCTTGGGTGGGTGGCGGCGCAATTTAAGGTCCTCGGGTTAGTCCTGCACGTGGTGACGGAGGGTTTCGTCAGCCAGCCGCTCGGCATGGTGATCGGAGCCGCTATTGTGCTGACCTACACCACCTTCGGGGGTATGTTTTCCGTGGCCATCCTGGATTTTGCGCAACTTTCGGTTATCGTCGGGGGGTTGTTGTATATCGTATCGGTCGTCAGCGGATTGACCGGAGGGGCCGAAGCCGTCATTCTCCATGCGGCACAGGCCGGCAGGTTGGACTTTTTCCCCCCTCCTGCTGTGGACGCATGGATTCCGTTCGTCGGTGCCGGTATCACGATGATGCTCGGCTCCGTACCGCAACAGGACGTGTTCCAGCGCATTACCTCGGCGAAGGATGAGCGGACAGCGGTGCGGGGGGCGCTGATCGGAGCCTGTCTCTATTTCTGCTTCTGCTTCGTGCCGATGTTTCTCGCCTATGCGGCACTCCTCGTCGATCCCGTGAAATTCGGCGCCTTGCTCGAGCACGATCCGCAACTCGTGCTGCCGTCCCTGATCGTCGAGCATACTCCCGCCTTCGCGCAGGTCATGTTTTTCGGCGCCGTCCTTTCCGCCGTCATGAGCTGCTCGAGCGCGACACTCTTGGCCCCTTCGGTGGCCTTGAGCGAAAACGTGATCAAAGAAATACTTCCTCGCACGGATGAGCGTATCCTGCTGTTCACCATGCGTATCGTGCTGGTGAGCTTTGCCGTGGTCGTGCTCGTCATTGCACTCAGCTCCGAGACGAGCATTTACATGCTGGTCGTGAACACCTACAAGGTGACGCTGGTCGCCGCATTCGTTCCGCTGTGCTTCGGCCTGTATTGGCCACGCGCGACAACCAGAGGGGCATTGTGGGCGATTGTGTTCGGGCTCGTCACGTGGATCGGAGGAGAAATAGCGGCAACGGACAACTCCGTCTGGCCGCCTCAACTGTTGGGGCTTGCAATGTCAGTTGCCGGCATGGTCGTCGGTTCGTTGTCCTCAGCGTCTCGGAGCCAGCGATTGTAA